A genome region from Erigeron canadensis isolate Cc75 chromosome 3, C_canadensis_v1, whole genome shotgun sequence includes the following:
- the LOC122592176 gene encoding uncharacterized protein LOC122592176: MYRLVQNLKRLKKPLNRLSWSNGNLFEKVNSLRENLRKVQDICDKEPCNAEIRKEAAKVLNEYVEAKSEGNRYEGEGVAAQFVAHFENFLGKTLPVEPLMEGLFKNVLNTEEANEMVRCVTDEEIKEAMFEIDSNKASGPDGYTSGFFKKAWVVIGKDVCNAVREFFINGKLLGEVNATLVALIPNITTPNKVSDFRPIACCNVIYKCISKILTKRIQNVLGKIVHIIQSSFVLGRHIQDNILIAQELLRGYNRKYGPRRCAMQIDIQKAYDTILRNSSIILGVRCCADDLLVLCKGDVASVKVVKQSLDDFSKVSGLIPNLGKSVIFFGSMAERDKAEILQIMPFKCGKLPVRYLGVPLLAKKLSVADCRILIDRIKSRIDCWRNKTLSYAGRIQLISSVLASMQVYWASVYMIPNTVIKELRKFSKVFYGILGNLLKFWKIVEDKDSLWAKWVNVVKLKNSNVWVVSVDKQDSWGWKVMMDLRDKIRGFVRYEVGNGRRISLWYDRWCTVGPLCDQITRRTIFEGKFRDNMTVANMIIDGKWRWPEDWLNKYEFLRDIEFCTNQVWKDLRPDWEKVVWKNVVWFSHMVPRHAFILWLAVQRKLMTQDRIMKWQTNGDFTCPLCQRGVDSHEHLFFQCEYAMQVWKNITDNSPILSGSIGMFDVIEKIAAMKTQNNLAVIVSKLVLAASVYFVWQERNLRNFKKEERSVETLCRIIKDNVRHKMMSISVKNTMKVSNIAKGWNLRWSNNSLVAIED; encoded by the exons ATGTACAGACTTGTGCAGAATTTGAAAAGATTGAAAAAGCCTCTTAATAGATTGAGCTGGAGTAATGGAAATTTGTTTGAGAAAGTAAATAGTTTGAGGGAGAATCTTAGGAAGGTTCAGGATATTTGTGATAAAGAGCCATGTAATGCTGAGATTAGAAAAGAAGCTGCAAAAGTTTTGAATGAGTATGTTGAAGCAAAAAGTGAAG GAAATAGGTATGAAGGGGAAGGGGTGGCTGCACAATTTGTTGCTCATTTTGAGAATTTTCTTGGGAAAACATTGCCTGTGGAACCTCTAATGGAAGGTTTATTTAAGAATGTGCTAAATACTGAGGAAGCTAATGAAATGGTGAGATGTGTGACTGATGAAGAAATTAAAGAAGCAATGTTTGAGATTGATAGTAATAAGGCTTCTGGCCCTGATGGATACACCTCTGGTTTTTTTAAGAAGGCTTGGGTGGTGATTGGTAAGGATGTATGTAATGCTGTTAGGGAATTTTTTATTAATGGTAAGCTGCTTGGGGAAGTAAATGCAACTTTAGTAGCCTTAATTCCTAATATTACTACCCCTAATAAGGTATCAGACTTTAGACCTATAGCTTGTTGCAATGTTATCTACAAATGCATAAGTAAGATTCTAACTAAAAGAATTCAGAATGTGCTTGGAAAGATtgttcatattattcaaagttCATTTGTGCTTGGAAGACACATTCAAGATAACATTTTGATTGCACAAGAATTGTTGAGGGGGTATAACAGGAAGTATGGACCAAGGAGATGTGCTATGCAAATTGATATACAAAAAGCATATGACACT ATTCTAAGGAATTCAAGTATCATTTTGGGTGTAAGGTGTTGTGCTGATGATTTGTTAGTTTTGTGTAAAGGGGATGTTGCTTCTGTTAAGGTAGTTAAGCAAAGTCTGGATGATTTCTCCAAGGTTTCTGGTTTAATTCCTAACTTGGGTAAAAGTGTTATATTTTTTGGAAGCATGGCTGAAAGGGATAAAGCTGAGATATTACAAATTATGCCTTTTAAATGTGGGAAGCTTCCTGTTAGATATTTGGGGGTGCCATTACTTGCTAAGAAATTGAGTGTTGCAGACTGTAGAATTCTCATTGATAGAATTAAGAGTAGAATTGATTGCTGGAGGAATAAAACTTTATCCTATGCTGGTAGAATTCAATTGATATCTTCAGTTTTAGCCTCAATGCAAGTTTATTGGGCTTCAGTGTACATGATACCTAATACTGTGATCAAAGAATTGAgaaagttttcaaaagttttctatGGAATTCTGGGGAATCTGCTAAAG TTTTGGAAAATAGTAGAGGATAAAGATTCACTTTGGGCTAAATGGGTTAATgtggtaaaattaaaaaattctaaTGTTTGGGTTGTTTCAGTTGATAAACAGGATAGTTGGGGATGGAAAGTAATGATGGATTTAAGAGATAAAATTAGAGGTTTTGTTAGATATGAAGTTGGTAATGGTAGGAGAATTTCTTTGTGGTATGATAGGTGGTGTACAGTTGGTCCTTTGTGTGATCAAATTACAAGAAGAACTATTTTTGAAGGTAAATTTAGAGATAATATGACAGTTGCAAATatgattattgatggaaaatggAGGTGGCCAGAGGATTGGTTAAATAAATATGAGTTCTTGAGAGATATTGAG TTCTGTACAAATCAAGTTTGGAAAGATTTGAGACCTGATTGGGAAAAGGTAGTTTGGAAGAATGTTGTTTGGTTTAGTCATATGGTGCCAAGGCATGCATTTATCTTGTGGTTGGCAGTTCAGAGAAAGTTGATGACTCAAGATAGAATAATGAAATGGCAGACTAATGGGGATTTTACATGTCCTCTGTGTCAAAGAGGAGTTGATAGTCATGAACACTTGTTCTTTCAATGTGAGTATGCAATGCAAGTGTGGAAGAATATTACAGATAACTCTCCTATATTAAGTGGCAGTATAGGGATGTTTGATGTAATTGAGAAAATTGCAGCAATGAAAACCCAGAATAATCTTGCAGTTATTGTTAGCAAATTGGTCCTGGCTGCATCTGTCTATTTTGTGTGGCAGGAAAGGAATTTGAGAAACTTTAAGA